The segment TTATTATCATGTTATATCATTTTTCAAAACAAATTCAATGTTTCTGTAAATAAAAGCTACTCATTTCTGCCACGACAATAAATCATTACTCATTAAAACCATAGTTTGATGAATTCAGGTTTTTAATCAGAATTCACGGTAGTATTACTCTTCGATGCAGTGAACTTTTAAGATTTTTATTATCTGGCCCAAAACAGATGATCTTTGTATATCTGGCAATACATAATTAATTTTATCTCTCAAAAAGATCCCGGTTAGAAAATTATCTTTGCTGGGATGGCGAAGCCGGGAAGACCGTAGTTTCAAATTCATTACGAGGTGAATTTATGAAAAGAACAGTTACCTTAATTTCTCTTGCATTATGTTGTTCATTGCTTTTGGGATGTTCTAACAATAATAAAACTTCCAAAACCGATTCAAATACATCTGCTACTTTCACCACTTCAAAACAACCAGGCCAGAGCACAATTCAGGAGGTTTATGATTTTTTAAAGAAATGCCAGACATATTATCTGGCCACTGTAGAGGGAGACCAGCCAAGGGTAAGGCCGTTTGGTACTGTGGAGCTTTTTGAAGGAAAACTCTATATCCAGACTGGCAAGGTCAAAGCTGTATCTAAGCAGATTCAGGCTAATCCCAACGTAGAGCTTTGTGCGTTCTGTGATGGGAAATGGCTCAGAGTATCCGGTAAGCTTGTAAGGGATGACAGGGTTGAAGCAAAAAAGCATATGCTCGACAATTATCCAAGCCTGCAAAAGATGTATTCTGCGGAAGATGATAACACCGAGGTACTCTACTTTGAGGATGCAACAGCCACTTTTAATTCATTTGGTGATGAGCTGAAAGTGGTTAAATTTGGTTCCAAGAATCAATAAATTAGTTGCTTTTTGACAGGTTTGATGGGGATCTTAATATTTACTTATGCACCAGGTATCAGGGCAATTGCGAAAACCGGTTGCCCTGGAGTGTCTTGTATCTGAATTCATTGTCTCCCCAGACACGTAGTTGAATTAAATGCAAATCAGGACAGAAAAAATTCTTCCTGCTCTTTAGATCCTTCTTCTGTCATATTAAGTCCCTCAATATATTCTTGAGTATTGGTTCGTTCCTTATTTGAAGTTCCTGAACAACTCACATTAAATACTCTTTCCAATACTCTGCCATACCCTTCAATTCTCCCCTCCTTACAACTAAAAGGGAAAATTGTTAACTTCAGTTTATCTTTTTCAAAATGTAATTCTCTGTTTTGCAGATTGGGGAAGGTTTCTACCTGAGGGTAGATGAGGTGTATTTCTCTGGTATCCGGGTATTTCTTTCCATAAGCATACATCTGGTAAATATCTGATTGGCTGATTCCATAATGCGGTTTTGAAGAATCCAGCATTTTCCATTTGGTATCAGCAATGATGGAAGCACCGATTTTCAGATCTGGCATAAGCAGAAACTTCCTTTCAGGGTATTCTATAAGGTGTTCTTTTTTTACCTGTGCTTCAATATCCAGACCTGGAAAATCTCTTTTTAAGCAATGTGCCACATAATTTTCAAAAACCCGGTTCATATCGAAAAGCAATGCGAATGCAATATTACTGCCTCTAAAGGTGGTAAAGCTTTCATTGTTCAGGAAAAAAGAACACCACTGTAAAATCAGCTGGTAATCTTTAATCTGACGATCAATTTTTACCAATTTGAATGCATATTCAGGGTCTGAAACCGCCTCAATGTCATTAAATACAAAGAGAAACTCTAACAATCTTTTTTTGTTGGCAGTATCACTGCTTTTTCTGTAAAGGAACTCGATTGCGGTGCGGATAATGCGGTTTTCGATTCGGTTCTGAAGATACTCATCATGTTGGATAAAGAAATGGGATTTATCTGCCAGATTCCTGCGGATGTGTTCTGCTAATTTAAGTTTCCCCTTTAGAAATGTGGCGTTTTCCTCTTTTGTTATATAATTGGAGCGGATCCCTTTTTGAATAAGAGCTGTTAACTCCTCACAAAACATGAAGATAAAGATTTCCAGAAGATGCAGTTTTTCGGTTTTAAGATGAGCCATACCGAAATTTTTAAAAGGAGAATTACGAAGATGCCTGAGCATCTTTATGAAAATCTGTCGGGTTTCTTCATGACTGATGTTTTTAGCGATTTTAGGTAAAATTTCAATTACAATTCCACTTCTTGTTTCAATTACCCCAACAAACTGTCTGGCTTTCAACGTTTTACCGAAAGGTTTCAGGTAAGATGGTTCAAGAAAAAGTGCAGCATCATCTGGATTCTGAAGAATAAACTGCTCCAACTCAGAGAAAGTCTTTTCAGGGAGCCCTAAATGACCATCATTATAAATCGGTTTGCTACCTTTTACAGAATATAACGATTGATGCTCAACAATGGTGAAATGTCTGCGGAAATACATTAGTGTTACTCTTTTTCTGAATCTTGGCTTTCATTTTCTGACTGGTAAATCTTTAAATACGATTCCTTTGAGAAATGCCTGTTAACACGGTAATGTACCCGTTTGTCTTCAATATCTTCATGATTAAAGCCCAGTACTGATTTTTCTTCGATTGTACAGCTCTGTATAAAACGGATCCTGTTCATTTCACCATCAAAACTATTTTCATCCTGATTTTTTCCAAGCTGCTGGTAATGGTCACCTAAAACGATTTGAATTTTTTCCCAATCATTATAAAAGTATTCCTGAAGAAGCGGAATGATTTTATTGCGCATAACAGTATTAAGCTCATCCATAGAATCGATATCTATGAAATAGGCATGTCCGATCGTATGATCTCTGTCGTAAAGGTATTCGATTCTTTCGTTGATTTTCTGAAGGATTCTCTGGCAGTCAATTCCTTCGATATCTGATGGACAGTGTTGAGGATCAGGCATCATTTCCTCGAAGGTAAAGCGACGCCGCAGTGCAGTATCCATCAGGGCTATGGAGCGGTCTGCTGTATTCATTGTGCCGATTATGTGAAGATTTGCAGGTACACCAAACGTCTCTTTTGAATAGGGAAGTGTCAGGATAATCTCATTTTTGGCACCCAGACGCTTGTCTGGTTCAAGGAGTGTAATCAGTTCGCCAAAGATTTTTGATATGTTGCCGCGATTGATCTCATCTATAATCAATACATAGTTTTTGATCTTATTAATTGATCTTTTTACAGATCTGGAATCAGCTTTTAATCGGTTGACAAGAGCTGTGTAGTAAGTTTTGAGTCCACCCAGTGATTCAAGTTTTTCAGGGTTATAGTAGTAATCTCTAAGCAAATTTATACTCAGTGTGTGTTTGCGAGATCCATTTTGCTTTTCAAAACGAATTGTCTGATGATTGACATCATATATCCTGAATTCACCTCTGCTGGTTTTTACCGTAACAGCATTATCTTCTTCGACAAGAGCAGAGACAAGGTTTTCCCATACATATTCAAAATCACCCTTATCAAGCATTGATTTGCGCCAGTTTGTTTCTGCATCAGATGCAATTTTAAGGAAAATACCAGGTTCTATATCGTAGGCTACATTTCCATTTTCGGTTGAAGCTTTTATTCCCTCAATAAAATCTTCGTAAGAAAATGATTGGTGAAAAGTTGCAAATGCTATCTGACCAGCATCTCTAAGTCTTTCATATTCATCTGTTATGAGATCATGCTGCTCTTTTGATAAATTTTTCAAACCAGCAAGCCCGTTATCGTATTCAAATTGTGGATTAGCAATTTGAACCGCTTTCCTGCGTGTTATGTAGGTTTTACCGGTTCCGGGTGGGCCATAGAAAATGATACAGGTTGGCATCAACAGATTACTGTCTGCTATCTCAGATGTCATTGTTTCTTCCCTGATAAAGTTGCCGGTGACTTCATCATTATTTAAAGCATTTAAGACCTGATTTTCTAAATCAATTTCTGGTGCTCTTTTCCTCCATATACTTACCAGGGGCTCTTCATAAAAAGATAATTTGTCGGTTTTATATTCTGAGACAAGGCGTTTTCGAAGTTCAAAAAGCTGCTGGTCAACTGCAACCGGTTTCATGGTTTTAAAAGAAGATTGATCAGCAGCACCAAATGCGATCAGAATTTTTTTCTTTTCAGAATAAGAGCAGATCGACTCATATTCATCTGGGAACAGAAGATAACTGAGCATGTGGTAGAACTGACGGTTTCCGTGATCTGGAATTTCAACCAGCCATTCACCCCACTCCCAGGGATCGTTAAGAATTTTATTGAGATATTCGGGATTCTTCTGGAGCAGTAACTGAAAAAGGGTCAATGCAAATGTCAGTTCTCTCCAGAGATTGTTAAAAAAATACCCGGCTCCCCCGATACCATGGAGCAGTTCATCGGAAAGAAACTGTTCCGGAAATTTATTGGTAAAGCCTGCCCATTTCAATACGGTTTTTATTCTTTCCCGCTTGGTCTCCGGTTTCATGTTGTTATGTGGAAAGATAAACATGAGCCAGAGTATTTCAGCAAGAAGCACCTTTGCCTGCATTGATGCAGTAGAAAGCTGCCTATCCAGCTTAACCCAGAATTTTTCAGCCGATTCATCCGGGTTTTCTATAATGCATTCAATCAATTCTGAGACAAATTCTGGTTTCCAGACTGGAGTATCGGGTAAAAAGAGCGATTTTTGTGGTCCGAAGGCTGCTTTTTTCCAGGTTTCAACGGCCTGAAATGTTGGTTCTAATAAATTTTCGGGATGGTAGCGGCTCATTGAATCTCCCAATTGCGTATGAAAGAGGATTAATTAGTGTTAATTTGTATCAATTTGTGTGTAGTGTACTTTATTGAGTTCTTAATTTAAGGATAATTTAACTATTTATTATTCAGTTATCCACGCATTTTCGACTTAAAAGTTCAATTCAGTTCCTAAATGAAAAAAGGCTGAAACAGGATACTGCCTCAGCCTTTTATAAAAAGATAATGGATATTTTTCAGAATGTCAGATAAGCCTTGCGAGCTGATTCTACGCTTTTGTTGAAATAAGCACGTTGTTTCAGTCCAAATTCAGCCAATTCATCGTTTATTGCTTTTATTTCCCTGTCGCGGGCTTCCTGATCAATTTCGATTATTTTATCTTCCGACCGATATCGTTTCAGGAGCTCTTCAATAGGATCGATTAACAAGTCCATTGAGACCAGTCCCCTTTCAAATTGTTTCTATATGTAGCAAAAGAACCAAAATTCGCTTCAATGTCGTCAGGAAGGTTCACTGCCTTTAAAAAGCCCGGATAAAAAATCATTTTTGCAGAATTCATTTCCTCAGAACCAGTGGCATCCAAAATAATCAAACCTAAACCACGGCCTTGCAAATATATATCCATTATACTTAATTCTGCAACCCATATAAAACGCGGCATGTCCATAGCTTGAATAATGGTTTTCAGATCTTCATCCATATCAGAACTGAGAGCATAGTGTTTATAAGAATTCCCTGTCGTTAAAAATGCTCTTTGAATAACATGATTGCATTTCTGTTTAGAGCGACATTTCCAGCCAAAATCTGATGAATTTAAAATATGCTTAAACATTAGTTTCGCTTTTCCTGCTTCAAGATAAATTCTTTTGTGAAGAGGTACAACGAAGTGCTTTATCTGCATGTCTGAAAAAGATGAATCAACATAATAGCTGCAAGGATGATTAAATTCAGCTAAACGGTAAGGTGGATGATTATCATCAATTTGTACTAAACAACGAGGAATGTTTGATGTATCAAAGATTTGTAGATTGTCTACTGAAACAGTACCCATTAAATGTGTATTTAATATGTTCTCAATAGCAGATAATTCCATTTCCTCGTGCCCTATTGCAACCACGGCATGTCCACCGTTAATTCCTTCAAGACCAAGAATTACAGGTATTCCTGATTCAATATAGTAACGTAATAACGATTCAAAGTCAATTGTATCATGATTATACAAGCAAGTTCCAAAGCCAAAACGACTTAAAGCAGTAGCTATTTCTGCAAGAGTAAGCCCTTCAGATGGTATAACCCTAGTCGGTCGTTCAAATGCTTTATGTATATCTGATGGCAGCACAGGTGTTCTTTCCGGGTATTTATTTCCATAGTATTCCATTAAACTCCATATGGATGATTCTGCACAAGTCATTGATTCAGTATCCTGGCTGGTCCAGGGAAAGGCAAAAGTTTTTAATTTAACTCCACCAATGGAAGTATCGACACAGACCAATTCACAAAGGAATTTATGGTTTTTAAACGCTTTCGGGGAAAGCATTGTTCTCCCCGGGTTTCCTTTGCGGAGCGGCCGAAGTATCGTATATCCAAGAAACTTCTCCTGCAAGATAAGGTTTCCTGCTTTTGTTCTAAAATCTTCATCTTTGATTTCAGATGAAAAAAAACCTATTCGCAAACAATCCCGAGAAAAATTATCCAGTTTTGATGCAAAGTAGAAATAGTAGCTATCACGATACACTTTGTCAACATATGGAAAATCAGCATAGCACCACAGATCAGCCCGTAAATCATTTATAAATGACCTTACTCCGAAAAATGATCGGTCGGTTGGCCTGATTTCATTTTGCTGCTCAAAATCTTTAACTATTTGAATTATCTGCGAAATAGGAACAATTGCATGTCTTATCATACTGATCTTCTCCACTCACAAGAATTTCTCATTCTTCACTTCCATTTGTATTCTAAATTCTGCAAAACATTCTCAACGCCATTCAATTATCCATTGGCACTCTTCATTACTCCATCAATTTCCGACAGCATCTTCTCTCCTCTCTCCATCCTGTCCCATGCATCCAGTACCAGCCGCTGTGTGCGGTACTCTCCAAACTCCCTGATCTCCTTCTCCTTGAGTACCCGGAAGGTCTCTGAAGGATAGTCAGATCCCAGAAGATCTGCAGGGTCGAGTATATAGCGAAGCTCATCGCGGGTCAGGCCATAAAGTCTTGCGTAACAGGCATCAAGTTCTGCACGAATGATTGCGCGACGGTCCGGGTCGAAAGGGAATGGTGGTCCATCGTAACCAAGATCGTGTGCAAAGGGAGCAAGATCATGAGCGGTGTAGGAAAGTTCCAGAACTCGGGGAGTGATAAATTCTCTATCAATTTTTGAATAACGTCTTGGTTCTAATGTTGGGAATTGTTTAAAATACCCATATGTAAGATGAATACCACCAATCTTTTGTCTTGCTATATAGTCATAAACTAATGTGTTTAAATTAGCTGTAAACATAATGGTATTTGAAATTTCTACCATCGGCAAAATGCAGGGCATAGTATGACCAACTGCTGAAATTGGAATAAAACCGGAAATTACAGTTCTCTCATTTGTTGCATTAGTGACATCTCTAAAACCCATTAACCACTTATGTTTCCACGCCTTCAGCTTCAAAGCTTCATCAACATGAGATTTTGCCACCCAATAGCGTGGGAGCACTGCAGTTTCAGGATCAGCTTTTTCTTCTATTGTCAAATCTCTAATATCTTTACTGTTACTTTCATAAGTTGCCCAGCGATGATCATATTGATGAACCATCTTGGCCTCGTAAAGCGGAAGGAATTTTTCGCCTGCTACATAAAATACTGCTCCTTCAAGTGTTCCACCTTTATTTGCAAGTTCCTCATGGGTTTTGAATAGATGACTGTCATTTGACATATCAAATAATCTGGCGAATGTGATACCCCATGGATTACCATCTGCTCCCTTATTCTCATCAATCAATACCGGAGCTGCGCGGTAAATTTTCTTTGTCAGCTCAGCATCATACTGCGACCGGAATACAGGACATGTTCTTGTATTGGGATTAAGAAGAACTACTTCTTCAGGTGTTAGTGTGAACTGTCTTCTGTTATCCTGTAATTGGTTGGTGTTGGTTAAGAAGAAAGAGAATTTCGCTGCAGCGCTTTTTCCAAGAGTCAGACAGCAAAATTTATAACTCCGATGAACACCTTTGAAAAGTGCTTCTCGATTTTCAAAGTCAATTAGGGAAACTAATTTGCCATTTAGTGAAATATCAGCAAAAAAGTTCTTTGTAGAATCATCAGTCGCTATTCCTGAAGGAACAATTACTCCGGATCGCCCGCTAATTCCAATAATCTGGGATACCAGTTCTGCAAAAAGAGCATAAAGGTTAACATCACCCACACCGGTAAGGTGAAATCGTCCGCCTTCATCTTTACCGATATGTGCAAATAAACTGGAGGCCTCAGCACTTCTTTTTGCAAAAACAAATTCACTGTAAAGAGCAGCTTCGGCTGTTCCTTTATTTGCATCTTTCAGTCTGTTAATAAGTTTTTCCCGGGCAGCTTTATTAATCGCATTAGCGATAGCAGGACTTCGGGATGCAAAAAACTCCTCCTCCTGCAGCTTTATCCTTTCCCATGGAGGATTCCCCAGCACACAATCAAACCCTCCCTTTTCAAATACATCAGGGAATTCTATTCTCCAGTGGAAAAAGCGGTTTCTTTCTGCTATGGTTCTTGCCAGATCTGCGACTCCCGATCGTGGCATCAGCTTTCCTCTTAACCGTAATATATCCTCAGAAGTTGGTATTTGATCTCTGTACTCCGGAGTCTTTGGCACAAAGAATGCCGCTGTATAAACATCTGCCTTTAACCGCAGTTGCTGTCTTTGTGCACTGTTAAGAAATTCCCGGTATTTTTTCCGCTTGGCTTCAATGTCTGCAAGGGTATCTTCAGGCATAGAGGAAAGATCAATCACAGATATGACTTCTTTTTCCGGTTCTGCAAACATATCCTGCTCAATAACCTTTTCATCTTTGCTCTGAAGCTGTTCCCGGAACTTCTTATTTCTTTTCTTTAGTGCGGAGGCTACAGCCTTATCATCACCGGTCAATGCATTATAAGCTTCATCCGGTATACCCGAATCAACAGTATCCGGATAAAGTACTCCCACCAGTGCGTTACCGTTGCGGATATGTGCATCAAGAAAGGATAATGGTTTACCAGGTTCAAGAGCTTCGAGCCAGAGAGCTGTACGGCAGAGTTCTATCGCCATCGGATTTAAGTCAACACCATAGATACAATGCGAAATCACCTCCCGCAGAGCATGCCTGTAATGTTTTTCGGTTGGCTGGTCCGGCAAAGCATCGATACGGGCAAGCTCAACAGCCACTCGTCTGGCAGCAGCCAGCAAAAAATGGCCAGAACCACAGGCTGGATCGATAATATTCAATTTCAGTAGTGCATCACGCGGGTTATCCGGATTCCTGACCAGAGTGTCGGTTATTACCGGTTCCAGTGCAGAACGTATAAGCTCTTTTACAAGACAGTCGGGAGTATAATAGGAACCGGACAGTTTTCGGGCATTACCCTTTGTATCTGTACCACCATTAATTGCATACGAAAAATGCCAGGGACGGGAGTTAAACTCAATCTGCGGAACCAGTTCCAGAAGACTCTCATATACACTTCCAAGCTCTTCACTGTCCATGTCCCGATAGTTGATTCGTGCAAGAATCTTCCCTTGTCTGAAAAAGGAAAGTTCCCGCAGTGCTGCGAGTAATGCTTTGTTGGCAATTGATGAATTTTTCAGGTCGGGACACTGATCAGCCTCAAACAATCCGCCAAGTG is part of the Fibrobacter sp. genome and harbors:
- a CDS encoding N-6 DNA methylase codes for the protein MARKESLVAESVRIEGGLFPGALLDEIRQGKAKKMEDSDYNIPKGLRLRDEIGRAFRMALPLWQDFMSMKHRQGIREMDIVDNWLFPLLSSILGYKDLTRVPAIKIGDRDFPVTHNSLGNTVPMVLVGPETELDKSEHRFGYDGLRRSATGLIQELLNAGDSYLYGIVSNGVILRLYRDNHSLTRPAFVEIDLERMFTEELYADFALFYQLLHSSRLMPREGGVSSCIMEQWREAAHETGERAVENLRIGVTAALEMLANGFLAHPDNTVLRSSIENGTLSVSSFQLQLLRLVYRLIFLFTAEDRGLLLDPEGSTEAQELYTNGYSLSVLREKARNRVRLDDYNDCWEQLRIVFSALANGEPRLALPALGGLFEADQCPDLKNSSIANKALLAALRELSFFRQGKILARINYRDMDSEELGSVYESLLELVPQIEFNSRPWHFSYAINGGTDTKGNARKLSGSYYTPDCLVKELIRSALEPVITDTLVRNPDNPRDALLKLNIIDPACGSGHFLLAAARRVAVELARIDALPDQPTEKHYRHALREVISHCIYGVDLNPMAIELCRTALWLEALEPGKPLSFLDAHIRNGNALVGVLYPDTVDSGIPDEAYNALTGDDKAVASALKKRNKKFREQLQSKDEKVIEQDMFAEPEKEVISVIDLSSMPEDTLADIEAKRKKYREFLNSAQRQQLRLKADVYTAAFFVPKTPEYRDQIPTSEDILRLRGKLMPRSGVADLARTIAERNRFFHWRIEFPDVFEKGGFDCVLGNPPWERIKLQEEEFFASRSPAIANAINKAAREKLINRLKDANKGTAEAALYSEFVFAKRSAEASSLFAHIGKDEGGRFHLTGVGDVNLYALFAELVSQIIGISGRSGVIVPSGIATDDSTKNFFADISLNGKLVSLIDFENREALFKGVHRSYKFCCLTLGKSAAAKFSFFLTNTNQLQDNRRQFTLTPEEVVLLNPNTRTCPVFRSQYDAELTKKIYRAAPVLIDENKGADGNPWGITFARLFDMSNDSHLFKTHEELANKGGTLEGAVFYVAGEKFLPLYEAKMVHQYDHRWATYESNSKDIRDLTIEEKADPETAVLPRYWVAKSHVDEALKLKAWKHKWLMGFRDVTNATNERTVISGFIPISAVGHTMPCILPMVEISNTIMFTANLNTLVYDYIARQKIGGIHLTYGYFKQFPTLEPRRYSKIDREFITPRVLELSYTAHDLAPFAHDLGYDGPPFPFDPDRRAIIRAELDACYARLYGLTRDELRYILDPADLLGSDYPSETFRVLKEKEIREFGEYRTQRLVLDAWDRMERGEKMLSEIDGVMKSANG
- a CDS encoding AAA domain-containing protein gives rise to the protein MLSYLLFPDEYESICSYSEKKKILIAFGAADQSSFKTMKPVAVDQQLFELRKRLVSEYKTDKLSFYEEPLVSIWRKRAPEIDLENQVLNALNNDEVTGNFIREETMTSEIADSNLLMPTCIIFYGPPGTGKTYITRRKAVQIANPQFEYDNGLAGLKNLSKEQHDLITDEYERLRDAGQIAFATFHQSFSYEDFIEGIKASTENGNVAYDIEPGIFLKIASDAETNWRKSMLDKGDFEYVWENLVSALVEEDNAVTVKTSRGEFRIYDVNHQTIRFEKQNGSRKHTLSINLLRDYYYNPEKLESLGGLKTYYTALVNRLKADSRSVKRSINKIKNYVLIIDEINRGNISKIFGELITLLEPDKRLGAKNEIILTLPYSKETFGVPANLHIIGTMNTADRSIALMDTALRRRFTFEEMMPDPQHCPSDIEGIDCQRILQKINERIEYLYDRDHTIGHAYFIDIDSMDELNTVMRNKIIPLLQEYFYNDWEKIQIVLGDHYQQLGKNQDENSFDGEMNRIRFIQSCTIEEKSVLGFNHEDIEDKRVHYRVNRHFSKESYLKIYQSENESQDSEKE
- a CDS encoding McrC family protein — encoded protein: MYFRRHFTIVEHQSLYSVKGSKPIYNDGHLGLPEKTFSELEQFILQNPDDAALFLEPSYLKPFGKTLKARQFVGVIETRSGIVIEILPKIAKNISHEETRQIFIKMLRHLRNSPFKNFGMAHLKTEKLHLLEIFIFMFCEELTALIQKGIRSNYITKEENATFLKGKLKLAEHIRRNLADKSHFFIQHDEYLQNRIENRIIRTAIEFLYRKSSDTANKKRLLEFLFVFNDIEAVSDPEYAFKLVKIDRQIKDYQLILQWCSFFLNNESFTTFRGSNIAFALLFDMNRVFENYVAHCLKRDFPGLDIEAQVKKEHLIEYPERKFLLMPDLKIGASIIADTKWKMLDSSKPHYGISQSDIYQMYAYGKKYPDTREIHLIYPQVETFPNLQNRELHFEKDKLKLTIFPFSCKEGRIEGYGRVLERVFNVSCSGTSNKERTNTQEYIEGLNMTEEGSKEQEEFFLS
- a CDS encoding NimC/NimA family protein is translated as MQEVYDFLKKCQTYYLATVEGDQPRVRPFGTVELFEGKLYIQTGKVKAVSKQIQANPNVELCAFCDGKWLRVSGKLVRDDRVEAKKHMLDNYPSLQKMYSAEDDNTEVLYFEDATATFNSFGDELKVVKFGSKNQ